A stretch of Paludisphaera borealis DNA encodes these proteins:
- a CDS encoding FAD-dependent oxidoreductase: MTRRRLLGRCGRGLSLLPLLGSPLAGREALGALVASQREIAADVIIIGGGLGGVASALAALRSGLRVVLTEPTDWIGGQLTSQAVPPDEHPWIEQFGSSRSYRALREGIRNHYKRHYPLTAEALADPALNPGGGNVSKLCHVPRVALDVLTALLAPYATTGRLLLLLEHEPVSAQVQGDRVEAVVVRNLRTGAPVALTAPYFLDATELGDLLPLAGVEQVVGAESQTQTGEPHALETASPQTQQAFTCCFAVEYRDGEDHTIDRPAEYAFWRDYKPELTPPWPGKLLDLLYTHPITLKPDTRGFDPSGEGKGLWLYRRIVDPRIFTPGANPGSSGVTLVNWPQNDYLLGPLVEEGGTREKAEAHIARAKQLSLSLLYWLQTECPRPDGGTGWKGLRLRPDLVGTDDGLAKAPYIRESRRIKAEVTVVEQHVGTEARRKQLGSDDVTAEPFWDSVGVGSYRIDLHPATNGRNYVDVSSLPFQIPLGALLPIRVENLLPACKNLGVTHITNGCYRLHPVEWAIGEAAGTVVARCLETKLSPKSLRSGRSRVEALQARLKSQGVDISWPKVTPR, encoded by the coding sequence ATGACTCGCCGACGCTTGCTCGGTCGTTGCGGCCGTGGGCTCTCGCTCTTGCCGTTGCTCGGTTCGCCGCTCGCCGGCCGCGAGGCGCTCGGAGCGCTGGTCGCCTCGCAGCGGGAGATCGCCGCCGACGTGATCATCATCGGCGGCGGCCTGGGAGGCGTCGCGTCGGCCCTGGCCGCGCTGCGCAGCGGTCTAAGGGTCGTGCTCACCGAGCCGACCGACTGGATCGGCGGCCAGCTCACCAGCCAGGCCGTGCCCCCCGACGAGCACCCCTGGATCGAACAGTTCGGGTCGAGCCGCAGCTACCGAGCGCTCCGCGAAGGGATTCGCAATCACTACAAGCGGCATTACCCGCTCACCGCCGAGGCGCTCGCCGACCCGGCGCTCAACCCCGGTGGCGGCAACGTGTCGAAACTCTGCCACGTGCCGCGCGTCGCGCTCGACGTTCTGACGGCTCTGCTCGCGCCCTACGCGACGACCGGCCGGCTGCTGCTCTTGCTCGAACATGAGCCCGTGAGCGCCCAGGTTCAGGGCGACCGCGTCGAAGCGGTCGTCGTGCGGAACCTGAGGACCGGCGCCCCGGTCGCGCTGACCGCCCCGTACTTCCTCGACGCCACCGAGCTGGGCGACTTGCTGCCGCTGGCGGGGGTCGAGCAAGTCGTCGGCGCCGAGAGCCAGACGCAGACCGGTGAACCGCACGCCCTGGAAACGGCCTCGCCCCAGACGCAGCAGGCGTTCACCTGCTGCTTCGCGGTCGAGTACCGCGACGGCGAGGATCACACGATCGACCGGCCCGCCGAGTACGCCTTCTGGCGCGACTACAAGCCCGAGCTGACGCCCCCCTGGCCGGGCAAGCTGCTCGACCTCCTGTACACCCATCCGATCACACTCAAACCCGACACCCGTGGTTTCGATCCGAGCGGGGAGGGGAAGGGGCTCTGGCTTTACCGGAGGATCGTCGACCCGCGCATCTTCACTCCCGGCGCGAATCCCGGCAGCTCCGGGGTCACGCTCGTCAACTGGCCGCAGAACGACTACCTGCTCGGGCCGCTGGTCGAGGAAGGGGGAACCCGGGAGAAGGCCGAGGCCCACATCGCGCGAGCCAAGCAGCTCAGCCTGTCGCTCCTCTACTGGCTTCAGACCGAGTGCCCGCGACCCGACGGCGGAACCGGCTGGAAAGGGCTGCGCCTCCGCCCCGACCTGGTCGGGACCGACGACGGCCTGGCCAAGGCGCCCTACATCCGCGAATCGCGGCGGATCAAGGCCGAGGTCACCGTCGTCGAGCAACATGTCGGCACCGAGGCCCGTCGCAAGCAGCTCGGGAGCGACGACGTGACCGCCGAGCCGTTCTGGGACAGCGTGGGCGTGGGCAGCTATCGAATCGACCTCCACCCCGCGACCAACGGTCGCAACTACGTCGACGTCAGTTCGCTGCCGTTCCAGATCCCGCTCGGCGCGCTCTTGCCGATCCGGGTCGAGAACCTCTTGCCCGCCTGCAAGAACCTGGGCGTCACGCACATCACCAACGGCTGCTACCGCCTCCACCCCGTCGAATGGGCCATCGGCGAGGCCGCCGGAACCGTCGTCGCCCGCTGCCTCGAAACCAAGCTCAGCCCCAAATCCCTCCGCAGCGGCCGATCCCGCGTCGAGGCCTTGCAAGCGAGGCTCAAATCCCAGGGCGTCGACATCTCCTGGCCCAAGGTCACCCCGCGCTGA
- a CDS encoding M16 family metallopeptidase: MPLVVRLLIVLALAAALAGADASAQQPKPETGSPRPHEVPALAVEKYRLPNGLTVLLHVDHKTPVAAVNVWYKVGSKDEKLGRTGFAHLFEHMMFQGSKNHDHEYFDPLEKLGANINGTTSEDRTVYYESTPSNALELDLWLEADRMGFLIPTMTQAKLDNQREVVKNERRESVDNAPYGQAAEAMLQALYPPEHPYHHSVIGSMADLSAASLADVSAFFRTHYTPNNAILCVAGDIDVPKTKAWIEKYFGPIPKGPDVEKPKPQVPVLDAAKRVVMTDRVTLPRAELVWPTVPSNHPDEPALDVLAAVLGELDKENRLFRSLMYDRQLAAGVSASHPTHLLTGTFEVVIEARPGEKLEPLVKIALEQIERLKREGPTASEVVKSQNARESGLIMGLQSVSRKAEVFNQYEAFIGDPIGYRGELDRVFAVTPADVQRVAKKYLTDRFVELDVVPGPPAKRAPEVAVDRDKQTPVEDAAAAAPRDAFDRGAMPKVGPAPRFEPPKFVRRTLGDGLPLLVVERHELPIVSIDLVIKSGETSTPSGKEGLGSLAVSLLDEGTKTRSALQIAGETSEIGASLDVGGGLESCSASITTLKRHLDKALDLYCDVLLNPTFPESELDRLKILRLADIEAEHDSAEAIAAELFPKLVFGAGHPYGRPQLGTLESVRSITRADAVAFFEKIFVPANAAIVVVGDVDPEEITQILEARLKTWKARPAPPVVAPAAPSAPGESALYLVDKPEAAQSVVTIGRLGVARKSPDVPALNILNAILGGQFSSRLNLNLREDKGYSYGVSSEFLTRRGPGLFQVEGSVQSAVTREALVEMRKELADVKGPRPFTDVEVADAKNRAIYGFPSRFETTFGVAGQLATLVAYDLPDDYLATYLRRAEAVTTAEVQRLSNVYITPETMTTLVIGDRKAIEPALKRLPDAAKIRPIDDKGNPARPETGGGQPAAGDR; the protein is encoded by the coding sequence ATGCCGCTCGTCGTTCGTCTTCTGATCGTCTTGGCGCTCGCGGCGGCCCTCGCCGGGGCGGATGCGTCCGCGCAGCAGCCGAAACCCGAAACCGGCTCGCCGAGGCCGCACGAGGTCCCCGCGCTCGCCGTCGAGAAGTACCGCCTGCCCAACGGCCTGACCGTCCTGCTTCACGTGGACCACAAAACGCCCGTCGCGGCGGTCAACGTCTGGTACAAGGTCGGCTCGAAGGACGAGAAGCTCGGCCGCACCGGGTTCGCCCACCTGTTTGAACACATGATGTTCCAGGGGTCGAAGAACCACGACCACGAGTATTTCGACCCGCTCGAAAAGCTGGGGGCCAACATCAACGGCACCACCAGCGAGGACCGCACGGTCTACTACGAGTCGACCCCCAGCAACGCGCTTGAACTCGACCTCTGGCTCGAAGCCGACCGCATGGGGTTCCTGATCCCCACGATGACCCAGGCCAAGCTCGACAACCAGCGCGAGGTGGTCAAGAACGAGCGCCGCGAGTCGGTCGACAACGCGCCTTACGGGCAGGCGGCCGAGGCGATGCTGCAAGCGCTCTACCCGCCCGAACACCCGTACCACCACTCGGTGATCGGGTCGATGGCCGACCTCTCGGCGGCGAGCCTGGCCGACGTCTCGGCCTTCTTCCGCACCCACTACACGCCCAACAACGCCATCCTCTGCGTCGCCGGCGATATCGACGTGCCGAAGACGAAGGCCTGGATCGAGAAGTACTTCGGCCCGATCCCCAAAGGGCCCGATGTCGAGAAGCCGAAGCCACAGGTTCCAGTTCTCGACGCGGCGAAGCGCGTGGTCATGACCGACCGCGTCACGCTCCCCCGCGCCGAGCTGGTCTGGCCGACCGTGCCGAGCAACCATCCCGACGAGCCGGCGCTCGACGTTCTGGCGGCGGTTCTGGGCGAACTCGACAAGGAGAACCGGCTGTTCCGATCGCTGATGTACGACCGCCAGCTCGCCGCCGGGGTCAGCGCCTCGCACCCGACCCATCTCCTCACGGGGACGTTCGAGGTCGTGATCGAGGCTCGACCCGGCGAGAAGCTGGAGCCCCTCGTCAAGATCGCCCTTGAGCAGATCGAGCGGCTGAAGCGCGAGGGGCCGACGGCCTCTGAGGTGGTCAAGAGCCAGAACGCGCGGGAGAGCGGGCTCATCATGGGCCTGCAATCGGTCTCGCGCAAGGCCGAGGTCTTCAACCAGTACGAGGCGTTCATCGGCGACCCGATCGGCTATCGAGGCGAGCTGGACCGGGTCTTCGCCGTCACGCCGGCCGACGTCCAGCGCGTGGCCAAGAAGTACCTGACCGACCGGTTCGTGGAGCTCGACGTGGTTCCAGGGCCTCCCGCGAAGCGCGCTCCCGAAGTCGCCGTCGACCGTGACAAACAAACGCCGGTCGAGGACGCCGCGGCGGCCGCGCCGCGCGACGCGTTCGATCGCGGAGCCATGCCCAAGGTCGGTCCCGCGCCTCGGTTCGAGCCGCCGAAGTTCGTCCGCCGCACGCTCGGCGATGGGCTCCCGTTGCTGGTCGTCGAACGCCACGAGTTGCCCATCGTGAGCATCGATCTCGTCATCAAATCGGGCGAGACGTCGACCCCTTCTGGCAAAGAGGGATTGGGCTCGCTGGCCGTCAGCCTGCTCGACGAGGGGACGAAGACCCGTTCGGCGCTTCAGATCGCCGGCGAGACGTCCGAGATCGGCGCGAGCCTCGACGTCGGCGGCGGCTTGGAATCCTGCTCGGCGAGCATCACGACCCTCAAACGCCACCTCGACAAGGCGCTCGACCTCTACTGCGACGTCCTGCTCAACCCGACGTTCCCCGAGAGCGAGCTTGATCGGCTGAAGATCCTCCGACTCGCCGACATTGAGGCCGAACACGATTCGGCCGAGGCGATCGCCGCCGAGCTGTTCCCGAAGCTGGTCTTCGGCGCGGGCCACCCGTACGGCCGTCCGCAACTGGGGACGCTCGAATCGGTCCGCTCGATCACCCGGGCCGACGCGGTCGCGTTCTTCGAGAAGATCTTCGTTCCCGCCAACGCCGCGATCGTCGTCGTGGGGGACGTCGACCCCGAGGAGATCACGCAGATCCTCGAAGCCCGGCTGAAGACGTGGAAGGCTCGCCCCGCGCCGCCGGTCGTCGCCCCCGCCGCCCCGTCGGCGCCCGGCGAATCGGCTCTTTACCTGGTCGACAAGCCCGAAGCCGCGCAGTCGGTCGTCACGATCGGTCGGCTGGGCGTGGCGCGGAAGTCTCCCGACGTACCGGCCTTGAACATCCTCAACGCGATCCTCGGCGGCCAGTTCTCGAGCCGGCTCAATCTCAATCTCCGCGAGGACAAGGGCTACAGCTACGGCGTCAGCTCCGAGTTCCTCACCCGGCGCGGCCCCGGGCTGTTCCAGGTCGAGGGCTCGGTGCAGTCGGCGGTGACGCGCGAGGCGCTCGTCGAGATGCGGAAGGAACTGGCCGACGTCAAGGGACCGCGGCCGTTCACCGACGTCGAGGTGGCCGACGCCAAGAACCGGGCGATCTACGGATTCCCCAGCCGGTTCGAGACGACGTTCGGCGTCGCCGGCCAGCTCGCGACGCTCGTCGCCTACGACCTGCCTGACGACTACCTCGCGACGTACCTCCGCCGCGCCGAAGCCGTCACCACGGCCGAGGTCCAACGGCTGTCGAACGTCTACATCACGCCCGAGACCATGACCACGCTCGTCATCGGCGACCGGAAGGCGATCGAGCCGGCCTTGAAGCGCCTGCCCGACGCCGCCAAGATCCGGCCCATCGACGACAAGGGCAACCCGGCCAGGCCCGAAACCGGCGGCGGCCAGCCGGCGGCCGGTGATCGTTGA
- a CDS encoding 2Fe-2S iron-sulfur cluster-binding protein codes for MPTVTVEGEKSFEVEPGTKLVLAIEDAGIDVMHRCGGNARCTTCRVEVLAGDPAPAEQVEIDRLAREENLAPNIRLSCQIRVESDLWVKVINRSSETGVPAGTRPLD; via the coding sequence ATGCCTACTGTAACCGTCGAGGGAGAGAAGTCGTTCGAGGTCGAACCGGGCACCAAGCTCGTGCTGGCCATCGAAGACGCCGGCATCGACGTCATGCACCGCTGCGGCGGCAACGCCCGTTGCACCACCTGCCGGGTCGAGGTTCTGGCGGGCGATCCCGCGCCCGCCGAGCAGGTCGAGATCGATCGCCTCGCCCGCGAGGAGAACCTCGCGCCCAACATCCGGCTCTCGTGCCAGATCCGCGTCGAGTCGGATCTCTGGGTGAAGGTGATCAACCGATCGTCGGAGACCGGCGTCCCCGCCGGCACGCGTCCGCTCGATTGA
- the nuoL gene encoding NADH-quinone oxidoreductase subunit L, translating into MNWQVGLYVAAVLIPLAAFTIEILFIGRLKRLNAYIATGAIGLSCVLSAIGFLDYFLIEAKGVFAEHHAATTTGEHEASADAGHAEAAGAEHEATHPAPLVWKANYDWVLLGAPTAGALDRFAAKPLSFPLGVYIDSLSVIMFLMVTFIATLIHLYSIGYMHDDPRFPRFFAFLSLFCFSMLGLIASPNLFMIFIFWELVGLCSYLLIGFWYEEKSNADAANKAFVANRVGDVGMLIGLGLLWTTLGTFNFQEISEGLRDSTGQLHTANGADAQNVVDFRPHGEPVGAAPHRQIPYWMLTIAGLGIFAGCAGKSAQFPLHVWLPDAMAGPTPVSALIHAATMVAAGVYLVARFFPVFTSDVLLYIAYTGGVTLLIAATIAMVQTDYKKVLAYSTISQLGFMMLAIGVGGRAAGMFHLVTHAFFKALLFLGAGSVYHSVHTYEMPGLGGLRKKMPITATTMLIGTLAISGVPFFSGFYSKDAILAAAIARVSQSPQHFMLFVLPALGATITAFYMFRMWFLVFAGEARGFRGEAHAAIAHAHDEEQALAHEEAEHGHGASAHDLNPVAHAHESEAIMTRPLVILAFFSVFVGWTVWAGLPFGVPVLESLIAYGEPAGVINAHWAHWYAVGCSLAIGVIGIGLGALYYAPVGLPYFPATRLNPGRTAAQFRGLHTLFKNKWYFDDVYRALLINPCLAFARLCGRFDKLLIDGMVNGAAWATERLSRLNGLFDKLGVDGAVNALADLVYVAGDRSRAIQTGKLRNYLMFLAVALVGLFAGVFAWVGG; encoded by the coding sequence ATGAACTGGCAGGTAGGTCTCTACGTGGCCGCTGTGTTGATTCCGCTCGCGGCGTTTACCATCGAAATCCTGTTCATCGGCCGCTTGAAACGGCTCAACGCCTACATCGCCACGGGGGCGATCGGCCTGTCGTGCGTGCTGAGCGCGATCGGGTTCCTCGATTATTTCCTGATCGAGGCCAAGGGCGTGTTCGCCGAGCATCACGCGGCGACGACCACGGGCGAGCATGAAGCCAGCGCCGACGCCGGCCATGCCGAGGCCGCCGGCGCCGAACACGAAGCGACCCACCCGGCCCCGCTGGTCTGGAAGGCGAACTACGACTGGGTGCTGCTGGGCGCGCCGACGGCGGGCGCCCTCGACCGGTTCGCCGCCAAGCCGCTCTCGTTTCCGCTGGGCGTGTACATCGACAGTCTGTCGGTGATCATGTTCCTGATGGTGACGTTCATCGCCACGCTGATTCACCTGTACTCGATCGGCTATATGCACGACGACCCTCGGTTTCCGAGGTTCTTCGCGTTCTTGTCGTTGTTCTGCTTCTCGATGCTCGGTCTGATCGCATCGCCGAACCTCTTCATGATCTTCATCTTCTGGGAGCTGGTCGGGCTCTGCTCGTACCTCTTGATCGGCTTCTGGTACGAAGAGAAGTCCAACGCCGACGCCGCCAACAAGGCGTTCGTGGCCAACCGCGTGGGCGACGTGGGGATGCTGATCGGCCTGGGCCTGCTCTGGACCACGCTGGGGACGTTCAACTTCCAGGAGATCAGCGAGGGCCTGCGCGATTCGACGGGGCAACTCCACACCGCCAACGGGGCCGACGCGCAGAACGTCGTCGACTTCCGCCCCCACGGCGAGCCGGTCGGCGCGGCGCCGCACCGCCAGATCCCGTACTGGATGCTGACGATCGCCGGGCTGGGGATCTTCGCCGGATGCGCGGGCAAGAGCGCCCAGTTCCCCCTCCACGTGTGGCTCCCCGACGCCATGGCCGGTCCGACGCCGGTCTCGGCCCTGATCCACGCGGCGACGATGGTCGCGGCGGGCGTGTATCTGGTCGCGCGGTTCTTCCCGGTCTTCACGTCCGACGTCCTGCTGTACATCGCCTACACCGGCGGCGTCACGCTCTTGATCGCCGCCACGATCGCGATGGTCCAGACCGATTACAAGAAGGTGCTGGCGTACTCGACGATCAGCCAGCTCGGCTTCATGATGCTGGCCATCGGCGTCGGCGGCCGGGCCGCGGGCATGTTCCATCTGGTGACGCACGCGTTCTTCAAGGCGCTCTTGTTCCTTGGCGCGGGCAGCGTCTACCACAGCGTCCACACCTATGAGATGCCGGGCCTCGGCGGCCTCCGCAAGAAGATGCCAATCACGGCCACGACGATGCTGATCGGCACGCTGGCGATCTCGGGCGTGCCGTTTTTCAGCGGGTTCTACTCGAAGGACGCGATCCTGGCCGCGGCGATCGCGCGGGTGTCGCAAAGTCCCCAGCACTTCATGCTGTTCGTCCTGCCGGCCCTGGGGGCGACCATCACCGCGTTCTACATGTTCCGGATGTGGTTCCTGGTCTTCGCGGGCGAGGCGCGCGGCTTCCGGGGCGAGGCGCACGCCGCCATCGCCCACGCCCATGACGAGGAGCAGGCGCTCGCGCACGAGGAGGCCGAGCACGGCCACGGCGCCAGCGCCCACGATCTGAACCCGGTCGCCCACGCTCACGAGAGCGAAGCGATCATGACCCGGCCGCTCGTGATCCTGGCGTTCTTCAGCGTGTTCGTCGGCTGGACGGTCTGGGCGGGTCTGCCGTTCGGCGTGCCGGTGCTCGAATCGTTGATCGCCTACGGCGAGCCGGCCGGCGTGATCAACGCCCACTGGGCCCACTGGTACGCCGTGGGGTGTTCTCTGGCGATCGGCGTGATCGGCATCGGCCTGGGCGCGCTCTACTACGCCCCCGTCGGCCTCCCCTATTTCCCCGCGACGCGGCTGAACCCGGGCCGAACCGCGGCGCAGTTCCGGGGGCTCCACACCCTGTTCAAGAACAAGTGGTACTTCGACGACGTCTACCGGGCTTTGCTGATCAACCCCTGCCTGGCGTTCGCAAGGCTGTGCGGCCGGTTCGACAAGCTCTTGATCGATGGTATGGTCAACGGCGCGGCCTGGGCCACCGAACGGCTCAGCCGACTCAACGGCCTCTTCGACAAGCTGGGCGTCGACGGCGCGGTGAACGCCCTCGCCGACCTTGTCTACGTCGCGGGCGACCGCAGCCGGGCGATCCAGACCGGCAAGCTCCGCAATTACCTGATGTTCCTGGCGGTGGCGCTCGTCGGACTGTTCGCCGGCGTCTTCGCCTGGGTCGGCGGCTGA
- a CDS encoding PEP-CTERM sorting domain-containing protein (PEP-CTERM proteins occur, often in large numbers, in the proteomes of bacteria that also encode an exosortase, a predicted intramembrane cysteine proteinase. The presence of a PEP-CTERM domain at a protein's C-terminus predicts cleavage within the sorting domain, followed by covalent anchoring to some some component of the (usually Gram-negative) cell surface. Many PEP-CTERM proteins exhibit an unusual sequence composition that includes large numbers of potential glycosylation sites. Expression of one such protein has been shown restore the ability of a bacterium to form floc, a type of biofilm.) produces the protein MTLPFVRALGLAILAVSMSAGQARADLTFTLEEVGSDVVLSGSGSINTSVLTPYAQWFFNPTAILSPGEGRFTLGVGFDLGDRYIIYQGAVVFGPGVLQSASSYTGDALDLNGGDGFIGLPPGYVSGAPISLSMTFASQTLATLGATPGTYTWTLSPGGNNGGTITDTITLQVGAGAAVPEPSTLAMLSAGCLGLALRRWRRAFAFHSP, from the coding sequence ATGACGCTTCCCTTCGTCCGCGCGCTGGGGCTGGCTATCCTGGCGGTGTCCATGTCGGCGGGGCAAGCCAGGGCCGATTTGACGTTCACCCTGGAGGAGGTCGGCTCCGACGTCGTGCTCTCCGGCTCCGGCTCCATCAACACCTCCGTGCTCACCCCCTACGCGCAATGGTTCTTCAACCCGACGGCGATCCTCTCCCCCGGGGAGGGCCGATTCACCCTGGGCGTCGGCTTCGACCTCGGGGACCGCTATATCATATATCAGGGGGCCGTCGTCTTCGGGCCCGGGGTCCTTCAGAGCGCGAGCAGTTACACCGGCGATGCGCTCGACCTGAATGGAGGCGACGGGTTCATCGGCCTCCCGCCCGGATATGTGTCGGGCGCCCCGATCTCTTTATCCATGACGTTCGCGTCGCAGACGCTGGCGACCCTCGGCGCCACCCCGGGCACCTACACCTGGACCCTGAGCCCCGGCGGCAACAACGGCGGCACCATCACGGACACCATCACGCTTCAGGTCGGCGCCGGCGCCGCCGTGCCCGAACCCTCGACGCTGGCGATGCTGTCCGCCGGCTGTCTCGGCCTGGCGCTGCGGCGGTGGCGCCGGGCCTTCGCGTTTCATTCCCCGTAG
- a CDS encoding TlpA disulfide reductase family protein, producing MKSDARRAVSAFGLILGIACLGRAEEPKKPEFQSLGELNAHYEKEAGKLEAARIESLARLAATVKGDEAEAAYRSLFDLAVALGRYPAAEASARAYLERDGGEPESYALAASIDLLARAGRGEYDQCQADLEAFLKRRASTDDKAHLLPAPLVTAVSEAYLQTLIKAGRYENARKVCELALATRPDPAVKAYFEDRLGLFSMLGKPAPEIQGTDLDGKPVRLSDLKGKVVLIDFWATWCPPCVSAFPALQALAKHHKGDGFVILGVNLDHQAQAADGAAEKVEPTVRRFLLDHRAGWPNLTGRGADDAAKAYSVEQIPASFLVARDGTIVDVDLQGEALDKAVARAVGKPASK from the coding sequence ATGAAATCCGATGCGCGTCGCGCGGTCTCGGCCTTCGGCTTGATCCTCGGAATCGCCTGCCTCGGCCGCGCCGAGGAGCCCAAGAAACCCGAGTTCCAGTCGCTGGGCGAACTGAACGCCCATTACGAGAAGGAGGCCGGCAAGCTCGAAGCCGCGCGGATCGAGTCGCTGGCGCGGCTCGCGGCGACGGTCAAGGGGGACGAAGCCGAGGCCGCCTACCGCAGCCTCTTCGACCTGGCGGTCGCGCTCGGTCGCTATCCGGCCGCCGAGGCTTCGGCCCGAGCGTATCTCGAACGCGACGGCGGCGAACCCGAATCCTACGCGCTGGCGGCCTCGATCGACCTGCTCGCGCGGGCCGGACGCGGCGAGTACGACCAGTGCCAGGCCGACCTCGAAGCGTTCCTCAAGCGCCGGGCGTCGACCGACGACAAGGCCCATTTGCTCCCCGCCCCCCTGGTGACGGCGGTGAGCGAGGCGTACCTCCAGACGCTCATCAAGGCGGGCCGGTACGAGAACGCGCGCAAGGTCTGCGAGCTCGCCTTGGCGACCCGTCCCGATCCCGCCGTGAAGGCGTACTTCGAAGACCGGCTCGGCCTGTTCTCGATGCTCGGCAAGCCCGCGCCCGAGATCCAGGGGACCGACCTCGACGGCAAGCCCGTGCGGCTGTCGGACCTCAAGGGGAAGGTCGTGCTCATCGACTTCTGGGCGACCTGGTGCCCGCCGTGCGTCAGCGCCTTCCCGGCCTTGCAGGCGCTCGCCAAGCATCACAAGGGCGACGGGTTCGTGATCCTGGGCGTGAACCTCGACCACCAGGCTCAGGCCGCCGATGGCGCGGCGGAAAAGGTCGAGCCGACCGTCCGGCGGTTCTTGCTCGACCACCGCGCGGGATGGCCGAACCTGACCGGCCGAGGCGCCGACGACGCCGCGAAGGCGTACAGCGTCGAGCAGATCCCCGCCAGCTTCCTCGTGGCCCGAGATGGGACGATCGTCGACGTCGATCTCCAGGGCGAGGCGCTCGACAAGGCCGTCGCTCGCGCGGTCGGCAAGCCCGCGTCGAAATAA